In Plasmodium falciparum 3D7 genome assembly, chromosome: 5, the following proteins share a genomic window:
- a CDS encoding serine/threonine protein kinase, FIKK family, with product MLGFNFFCSFLNEYTLKENIIRRNDRVCASYMDKKRKLKHCSLSRPFNIQSFVSVLIFSLLVIFVSGDKIFIDSLDIKSSHCRKLNESVNVIVNENFNSEDNKLKGISKIDENRLNHEVLYNNRKISIKKHENKDESLENSNKNFELNGVDLYHGNVELKNIKNLDDNDKMDLKHEYNNENVGDTNNLEEEIKDKTIYTWALGKDALSDKLYSSSNYSLNGIQYNYWRLSAIPTINYSVRTSRVQKMFKTIIDPKKENAKDQVKAFIKKIPVDIWVKQFHSMNEYDGEFLVGGENFVMEAVTSAFLTKYHPGITAKLYALLYEPYRKYIQEDSPPKSSFENIDSFNEMLEEKIKNNKKGNVVLIYELFGESLFTNLVKSRRKPILKNRYAKKKKIIYDSLNLLIRLHDAGLTHLDFTPENILISENNELRLCDLAKSTPIYTRKLRHVQETKGLCLFESCVPTVGKSAYMPPECWKIYKRHRILNIKNPLQHLNAITVQDERKKHYFNVTCADKYMLGILFIWIWNDGHIWHCSDASTDENFYQFEKCDMSLDVFQLTSTWPSGLKNILNELLHIEKRKMLVLRNLLSYPWFTKENDFSL from the exons atgttgggttttaattttttttgttcttttttaaatgaatacaccctaaaagaaaatataataaggcGCAATGATAGAGTTTGTGCTTCTTATATGgataaaaagagaaaattGAAACATTGTTCATTAAGTAGACCATTTAATATACAGTCATTTGTATCTGtacttatattttccttattaGTA ATTTTTGTCTCTGgtgataaaatatttattgattCATTAGATATAAAAAGTTCCCATTGCagaaaattaaatgaaagtGTTAATGTTATTGTtaatgaaaattttaattcggaagataataaattaaaaggaaTAAGTAAAATAGATGAAAATCGTTTGAATCATGaagttttatataataatcgaAAAATATCAATTAAGAAACATGAAAATAAAGATGAATCCTTAGAAAATAGTAATAAGAATTTTGAATTAAATGGAGTTGATCTTTATCATGGCAAtgttgaattaaaaaatataaaaaatttagatgataatgataaaatgGATTTGAAgcatgaatataataatgagaatGTTGGGGATACAAATAATttagaagaagaaataaaagataaaactATTTATACATGGGCTTTAGGTAAAGATGCTTTAAGTGATAAATTATATAGTTCATCTAATTATTCATTAAATGgtatacaatataattattggAGATTAAGTGCTATACCAACAATTAATTATTCTGTAAGAACTAGTAGAGTTCAGAAAATGTTTAAAACAATTATTGAtccaaaaaaagaaaatgcaAAAGATCAAGTTAAAgcctttataaaaaaaatcccAGTGGATATATGGGTAAAACAATTTCATTCTATGAATGAATATGATGGAGAATTTCTTGTAGGTGGTGAAAATTTTGTGATGGAAGCTGTTACATCAGCTTTTTTAACGAAATATCATCCAGGTATAACTGCAAAACTTTAtgcattattatatgaaccATATCGTAAATATATACAGGAAGATTCACCACCTAAATCTTCTTTTGAAAATATTGATTCTTTTAATGAAATgttagaagaaaaaataaaaaataataagaaaggaaatgttgtattaatatatgaattatttggTGAAAGTCTTTTTACTAACTTGGTTAAAAGTAGAAGAAAaccaatattaaaaaataggtatgcaaaaaaaaaaaaaattatatatgatagtTTAAATTTACTAATAAGGTTACATGATGCAGGTTTAACCCATTTAGACTTTACTcctgaaaatatattaatatcagaaaataatgaattaagATTATGTGATTTAGCTAAAAGTACTCCTATATATACAAGAAAGTTACGACATGTCCAAGAAACTAAAggtttatgtttatttgaATCTTGTGTACCTACTGTTGGTAAATCTGCTTATATGCCACCCGAATGTtggaaaatatacaaaagacatagaatattaaatataaaaaacccCTTACAACATTTGAATGCGATAACAGTTCAGGATGAAAGGAAAAAACATTATTTTAATGTTACATGTGCTGATAAATATATGCTTGGGATTTTATTCATTTGGATTTGGAATGATGGGCATATATGGCATTGTTCTGATGCATCAACTGATGAAAATTTCTATCAGTTTGAGAAATGTGATATGAGTCTTGATGTATTTCAATTGACTAGTACTTGGCCTAGTGGATTAAAAAACATACTCAac gaattattacatatagagaaaagaaaaatgttgGTCTTAAGAAATTTATTAAGTTATCCATGGTTTACtaaagaaaatgattttTCCCTTTga
- a CDS encoding mature parasite-infected erythrocyte surface antigen, with protein MEVICRNLCYDKKNNMMENEGNKVKKVYNNSSLKKYMKFCLCTIICVFLLDIYTNCESPTYSYSSIKNNNDRYVRILSETEPPMSLEEIMRTFDEDHLYSIRNYIECLRNAPYIDDPLWGSVVTDKRNNCLQHIKLLEMQESERRKQQEEENAKDIEEIRKKEKEYLMKELEEMDESDVEKAFRELQFIKLRDRTRPRKHVNVMGESKETDESKETDESKETGESKETGESKETGESKETGESKETGESKETGESKETGESKETGESKETGESKETGESKETGESKETGESKETGESKETGESKETRIYEETKYNKITSEFRETENVKITEESKDREGNKVSGPYENSENSNVTSESEETKKLAEKEENEGEKLGENVNDGASENSEDPKKLTEQEENGTKESSEETKDDKPEENEKKADNKKKSKKKKKSFFQMLGCNFLCNKNIETDDEEETLVVKDDAKKKHKFLREANTEKNDNEKKDKLLGEGDKEDVKEKNDEQKDKVLGEGDKEDVKEKNDEQKDKVLGEGDKEDVKEKNDGKKDKVIGSEKTQKEIKEKVEKRVKKKCKKKVKKGIKENDTEGNDKVKGPEIIIEEVKEEIKKQVEDGIKENDTEGNDKVKGPEIITEEVKEEIKKQVEEGIKENDTEGNDKVKGPEIITEEVKEEIKKQVEEGIKENDTESKDKLIGQEIITEEVKEGIKENDTENKDKVIGQEIITEEVKEGIKENDTENKDKVIGQEIITEEVKKEIEKQEEKGNKENILEIKDIVIGQEVIIEEVKKVIKKKVEKGIKENHTESKDKVIGQEIIVEEVKEEIEKQVEEGIKENDTESKDKVIGQEVIKGDVNEEGPENKDKVTKQEKVKEVKKEVKKKVKKRVKKRNNKNERKDNVIGKEIMKEDVNEKDTANKDKEIEQEKEKEEVKEKEEVKEKEEVKEKEEVKEKEEVKEKEEVKEKEEVKEKEEVKEKDTESKDKEIEQEKEKEEVKEVKEKDTENKDKVIGQEIIIEEIKKEVKKRVKKRNNKNENKDNVIVQEIMNEDVNEKDTANKDKVIEQEKEKEEVKEKEEVKEKEEVKEKEEVKEKEEVKEKEEVKEKDTESKDNVIVQEIMNEDVNEKDTESKDKMIGKEVIIEEVKEEVKKRVNKEVNKRVNRRNRKNERKDVIEQEIVSEEVNEKDTKNNDKKIGKRVKKPIDDCKKEREVQEESEEESEEESEEESEEESEEESEEESEEESEEESEEESEEESEEESEEESEEESEEESEEESEEESEEESDEEKNTSGLVHRRNCKKEKKYNNGELEEYYKEKQNEEYFDEEYIIQSKEHNTLNTFPNMALNEDFRREFHNILSIHEDTDLMELKRILYNLFLEYNPHMNNKQKAELDKKFSEMNVVHQILNYEERIRMYEENAARGRLNTVILDPIITFNVIFGDDTMFKFIDE; from the exons ATGGAGGTAATTTGTAGAAATTTATGCTAcgataagaaaaataatatgatggAAAATGAAGGGAACAAAGTGAAAAAAGtgtataataattcttctttaaagaaatatatgaagTTTTGTTTATGCACTATAATATgtgtttttttatta gaTATCTATACGAATTGTGAATCACCCACCTATTCATACAGTTcaataaagaataataatgacaGATATGTAAGAATTTTAAGTGAAACTGAACCACCGATGAGTTTAGAGGAAATAATGAGAACATTTGATGAAGATCATCTATATTCTATAAGAAACTATATTGAATGTTTAAGAAACGCTCCATATATCGATGATCCTTTGTGGGGTTCGGTTGTTACAGATAAACGTAATAATTGTCTTCAGCATATTAAATTATTGGAAATGCAAGAATCCGAAAGAAGAAAACAACAAGAAGAGGAGAATGCTAAGGATATTGAAGaaataagaaagaaagaaaaagaataccTTATGAAAGAATTAGAAGAAATGGATGAATCCGATGTAGAAAAGGCATTTAGAGAATTACAATTTATTAAGTTAAGAGATAGAACTAGACCTAGAAAACATGTGAATGTAATGGGAGAATCTAAGGAAACAGATGAATCTAAGGAAACAGATGAATCTAAGGAAACTGGTGAATCTAAGGAAACTGGTGAATCTAAGGAAACTGGTGAATCTAAGGAAACTGGTGAATCTAAGGAAACTGGTGAATCTAAGGAAACTGGTGAATCTAAGGAAACTGGTGAATCTAAGGAAACTGGTGAATCTAAGGAAACTGGTGAATCTAAGGAAACTGGTGAATCTAAGGAAACTGGTGAATCTAAGGAAACTGGTGAATCTAAGGAAACTGGTGAATCTAAGGAAACTGGTGAATCTAAGGAAACAAGAATATATGAggaaacaaaatataacaaaataacgAGTGAATTTAGAGAAACAGAAAACGTGAAGATAACAGAGGAATCTAAGGATAGAGAAGGTAACAAAGTATCAGGTCCATATGAAAACTCAGAAAATTCCAATGTAACAAGTGAATCTGAAGAGACCAAAAAATTAGCCGAAAAAGAGGAGAATGAGGGAGAAAAATTAGGAGAAAATGTTAATGATGGGGCATCAGAAAATTCAGAAGATCCCAAAAAATTAACAGAACAAGAAGAAAATGGTACAAAGGAAAGTTCTGAAGAAACAAAAGATGATAAACCGGAAGAAAATGAGAAAAAGgcagataataaaaaaaaaagtaaaaaaaagaaaaaatcatTTTTTCAAATGTTAGGATGTAATTTcctatgtaataaaaatattgaaactgatgatgaagaagaaacgTTGGTAGTAAAAGATGATGCTAAAAAGaaacataaatttttaaGAGAAGCTAATactgaaaaaaatgataatgaaaagaaagatAAATTATTAGGAGAAGGAGATAAAGAAGATGTTAAAGAAAAGAATGATGAACAGAAAGATAAAGTATTAGGAGAAGGAGATAAAGAAGATGTTAAAGAAAAGAATGATGAACAGAAAGATAAAGTATTAGGAGAAGGAGATAAAGAAGATGTTAAAGAAAAGAATGATGGAAAGAAAGATAAAGTGATAGGATCAGAAAAAACACAAAaggaaattaaagaaaaagtagaaaaaagagttaaaaaaaagtgtaaaaaaaaagtaaaaaaaggaattaaagaaaatgatactGAAGGTAACGATAAAGTGAAAGGACCAGAAATAATAATTGAAGaagtaaaagaagaaattaaaaaacaagTAGAAGATGgaattaaagaaaatgatactGAAGGTAACGATAAAGTGAAAGGGCCAGAAATAATAACTGAAGaagtaaaagaagaaattaaaaaacaagTAGAAGAAGgaattaaagaaaatgatactGAAGGTAACGATAAAGTGAAAGGGCCAGAAATAATAACTGAAGaagtaaaagaagaaattaaaaaacaagTAGAAGAAGgaattaaagaaaatgatactGAAAGTAAGGATAAATTGATAGGACAAGAAATAATAACTGAAGAAGTAAAAGAAGgaattaaagaaaatgatactgaaaataaagataaagtGATAGGACAAGAAATAATAACTGAAGAAGTAAAAGAAGgaattaaagaaaatgatactgaaaataaagataaagtGATAGGACAAGAAATAATAACTGAAGaagtaaaaaaagaaattgaaaaacaagaagaaaaaggaaataaagaaaatattcttGAAATTAAAGATATAGTAATTGGACAAGAAGTAATAATAGAAGAAGTAAAAAaagtaattaaaaaaaaagtagaaAAAGGAATTAAAGAAAATCATACTGAAAGTAAAGATAAAGTGATAGGACAAGAAATAATAGTTGAAGaagtaaaagaagaaattgaAAAACAAGTAGAAGAAGgaattaaagaaaatgatactGAAAGTAAAGATAAAGTGATAGGACAAGAAGTGATAAAAGGAGATGTTAATGAAGAAGGTCCCGAAAACAAAGATAAAGTGACAAAACAGGAAAAAGTAAAAGAAGTTAAAAaagaagtaaaaaaaaaagttaaaaaaagagtaaaaaaaagaaataataagaatgaaaGAAAAGATAATGTGATAGGAAAAGAAATAATGAAAGAAGATGTTAATGAAAAAGATACCGCAAACAAAGATAAAGAGATAgaacaagaaaaagaaaaagaagaagttaaagaaaaagaagaagttaaagaaaaagaagaagttaaagaaaaagaagaagtaaaagaaaaagaagaagtaaaagaaaaagaagaagtaaaagaaaaagaagaagtaaaagaaaaagaagaagtaaaagaaaaagataccGAAAGCAAAGATAAAGAGATAgaacaagaaaaagaaaaagaagaagtaAAAGAAgttaaagaaaaagataccGAAAACAAAGATAAAGTGATAGGacaagaaataataatagaagaaataaaaaaagaagttaaaaaaagagtaaaaaaaagaaataataaaaatgaaaacaaaGATAATGTGATAGTACAAGAAATAATGAACGAAGATGTTAACGAAAAAGATACCGCAAACAAAGATAAGGTGATAgaacaagaaaaagaaaaagaagaagttaaagaaaaagaagaagttaaagaaaaagaagaagtaaaagaaaaagaagaagtaaaagaaaaagaagaagtaaaagaaaaagaagaagtaaaagaaaaagataccGAAAGCAAAGATAATGTGATAGTACAAGAAATAATGAACGAAGATGTTAACGAAAAAGATACCGAAAGCAAAGATAAAATGATAGGAAAAGAAGTAATAATAGAAGAAGTAAAAGAAGAAGTTAAAAAAAGAGTAAACAAAGAAGTTAACAAAAGAGTAAACagaagaaatagaaaaaatgaaagaaaagaTGTGATAGAACAAGAAATAGTAAGCGAAGAAGTTAACGAAAAAGATACCAAAAACAACGATAAAAAGATAGGAAAAAGAGTCAAAAAACCAATAGATGATtgtaaaaaagaaagagaaGTACAAGAAGAATCTGAAGAAGAGTCTGAAGAAGAGTCTGAAGAAGAATCTGAAGAAGAGTCTGAAGAAGAATCTGAAGAAGAGTCTGAAGAAGAATCTGAAGAAGAGTCTGAAGAAGAATCTGAAGAAGAATCTGAAGAAGAGTCTGAAGAAGAATCTGAAGAAGAGTCTGAAGAAGAGTCTGAAGAAGAGTCTGAAGAAGAATCTGAAGAAGAAtctgatgaagaaaaaaatacatcAGGTTTGGTACATAGAAGAAAttgtaaaaaagaaaagaaatataataatggaGAATTagaagaatattataaagagAAACAGAATGAAGAATATTTTgatgaagaatatattattcaatcAAAAGAACATAATACTTTGAATACATTCCCAAATATGGCATTAAATGAAGATTTCAGAAGAGAATTTCACAATATATTAAGTATTCATGAAGATACAGATTTGATGGAACTAAAAAGAatcttatataatttatttttagaatataatccacatatgaataataaacaGAAAGCAGAATTGGATAAGAAATTTAGTGAAATGAATGTGGTACatcaaatattaaattatgaagAGAGAATACGCATGTATGAAGAAAATGCAGCACGAGGAAGACTAAATACAGTTATTCTGGATCCAATTATTACATTTAATGTAATATTCGGAGATGATACAATGTTTAAGTTTATTGatgaataa